The DNA region TCTCTCATAACTGTTGTCACGCCTCTTCTCCTTATTCTATAATGTTTCAATCACAAGCAGGTCACCGTCTCTTAAGTCCGTTAACTCTTGAAAACGTGACAAGACTTGCCCCTTCTTTCCTTGGCGAGCCAGAGGGTTGTTAAAAACCAAGCCCAGGCCATAGGACTCCGATACCGTCTGTAATAATTCCTGTAGGGCCATCGTTGTCGGCACTCTTAAATCCAGCAAAGGACAACCAACAAGAGATAAGTCCAGACTGATATTGACATAAGATGACATTTGATTAGTTTCCTTTCTGTCGTCTGGTTTGAACAAGCGACCAGCTCATGACCACAATGCCCAAACCAAATAAAGCTAACATCTGCCAGGAAATACCTGGCTTTTTCTCAGTCAACTGCACACCATAATCACTTGACACCGCAAGCTCTGTTTCAGGGTTAAATAACAATTCCCTATAATCCGTTGACCAATTATTTGAGGGCAGATCCTCAAGAAAAATAGCTTCTTTGAGGCTTTTTTCCTCCTCTGAGACGATTGCTTGCTTTTGACTAATGGTGTCTGTGGTCTCTGTCTGAAAGAGCTTAGAGAGTTCTGTCTCCTGCTCAATGTAATAAACTTCTTTGGTCTCTTTCCCCTGATTAATATCCGTGTTAATCTGGAGAGAGCCATCATTGGCAAAGACAAATGATGGCTCCATAACGATAACACTAAGCCACAGGACAAAGAGACGACTGAAATGGCGTTTCATAATTAATACTCCCCTAATATATGACTAGGTAATTCGTCCATTAGTTTAGACTAAAATTCTTAGCCGCTGGACTAATGATCCCGACAGGAGGCGAATCACCTGCTTGACTTTGGTTACCAAAACAATCACCCACTAAACGATTAAAGTAAGTCATCAACTGCTGGATTTTACTTAGGTGGCGTACCAAAGTGCCAGCCGCCTGCCCGGTCATTTGACTTGAAATTGTGCTAACCGCAAACGATAGTTCTCTAATAATACGGTCAGTAATACTCTGGACCGCTTTTTGGCTAGCAACAATCTCATCTAAATCAAAAGCTGTATAAACCCCTTCTTCAATAATAACTGTTAAAGCAGGGAGTAAGTGCTGCATATCCGCAGATGCTGTTCTGGAAATTTCAAGGGCAATTTCAAGTTTGTCAGGTAGGGACTTGAACACTCTTCTCGCTTCATTAATATTGGTGGTGATATGAGAACCGTATACTTCAGATAGAGTTCCCCAATAGATTTGTTTTGTGACAATTTTATCCTTTACTTTTTCGGAACTTTCAACATAGATCGTCGTCGTGAAAGACTCTTTTATTAACTCTACGGTACTGTTAAAGACCCCAATGCTAGACCGCCAATCGTCTAAGGATCTTTGAACGGAACGAAAAGCTTCAGAGAATGCAGTCCCTACAATTCTTGCATAATTGTCGCTATTTTGCTCAACTTGAGTATCAAAAGCCTGTAGGACATCCTTAACATCATCAAAGATGTTTGACTCTTCCAGATAGGCTTTGTAGCTACTCGGAACAGTTGATGGGGCTAAATAATCGATATTACCGCCGCTGGTAATCTGTCCACTCAACCACTCATCCATTTGTTGGAAATGATTGGCTAAGCTCGAGCTTAGTTGAGCAGCATTACTAATACTGGCATTCAGTTGTGATAAGTTCCTCTCTTCAACAGCCAGAACTTCTGTCAATGCTTCGCTAATCCCATCTTTCTTACCTTCTCGTAACCCTCTTCCTTCAAAGATTTTTTCAGCCTGTTCTTTCAAGTGCTTGGCAGTCTGTTCCAAAATTTCTGAACACTTGAGAGCAGATGGCGTCGGGTTAATCGAGAGCCCTGAACTGGATGTCCCAATCTGCTCTGCTTGACTATGTTGATAAAGGCTACCACTTTGTGTTTTGAGGGTGGTAATCAAACTATTATAGGGACTGATATCAAGGTAAGCCCCTGAAGCAAGACAGGCTGAACTCGGAACAGAACTATAGCTGATTGTATTGATTGAAGCCAGGTTATCAAAAATATGCTTCTTGGAAATAGCTTGCCCAAGGGAATCGTGGAGCTGATAAAAGACATCTGTCAACCGAGTTTCCTTAAAC from Streptococcus ruminantium includes:
- the essA gene encoding type VII secretion protein EssA, whose amino-acid sequence is MKRHFSRLFVLWLSVIVMEPSFVFANDGSLQINTDINQGKETKEVYYIEQETELSKLFQTETTDTISQKQAIVSEEEKSLKEAIFLEDLPSNNWSTDYRELLFNPETELAVSSDYGVQLTEKKPGISWQMLALFGLGIVVMSWSLVQTRRQKGN
- a CDS encoding type VII secretion protein; translated protein: MSSYVNISLDLSLVGCPLLDLRVPTTMALQELLQTVSESYGLGLVFNNPLARQGKKGQVLSRFQELTDLRDGDLLVIETL
- a CDS encoding SA1320 family protein, with translation MSVTDEQYKWLAEQSYWVERVRDDVAYHPEKEKKYFFNGKDNSLGQFKVLKVEDNPTNGMQAMAVVPVVNGVVDYKNITIAYAGTNFGDPKDRQTDLNSVIMGQNQFKAHSLLPNTASQIDTALEFAQEVRNDYPQATIQVTGHSLGGYLGQIVAIKNQWQATTFNGPDLSNMLTAEEIAWAKANTDILINYRNERDGIGNFGGDPLGIARYVAPYKENNIAGLDFLYYHGLSAWQFDEQGNLVDKYGLVVDKKNYVGQVDIDGDGTADIRISAANTEPRNLFLSSGSLSSFGSETITINPDSLRMLSSNLNMLCLTEIPMLINLCRLCQEKNTKIQGDFETRKKKVEESIVQRFKETRLTDVFYQLHDSLGQAISKKHIFDNLASINTISYSSVPSSACLASGAYLDISPYNSLITTLKTQSGSLYQHSQAEQIGTSSSGLSINPTPSALKCSEILEQTAKHLKEQAEKIFEGRGLREGKKDGISEALTEVLAVEERNLSQLNASISNAAQLSSSLANHFQQMDEWLSGQITSGGNIDYLAPSTVPSSYKAYLEESNIFDDVKDVLQAFDTQVEQNSDNYARIVGTAFSEAFRSVQRSLDDWRSSIGVFNSTVELIKESFTTTIYVESSEKVKDKIVTKQIYWGTLSEVYGSHITTNINEARRVFKSLPDKLEIALEISRTASADMQHLLPALTVIIEEGVYTAFDLDEIVASQKAVQSITDRIIRELSFAVSTISSQMTGQAAGTLVRHLSKIQQLMTYFNRLVGDCFGNQSQAGDSPPVGIISPAAKNFSLN